Proteins found in one Quercus robur chromosome 2, dhQueRobu3.1, whole genome shotgun sequence genomic segment:
- the LOC126714924 gene encoding G-type lectin S-receptor-like serine/threonine-protein kinase SD2-5 isoform X1, which yields MVFEASTMATMCTSWASCAVLLYLVLFLTPCCPILVTALPALSYLTPNASTSWTNSLSAPDSVKFDDGSFARIILAREFNHYFKTGCGCGFFYNQTRNTHVFAIFTLSYDDVNAVNISKSKDPKVVWFANPENPVSINATLQLTSEKGLVLKDAKGTTVWSTNILSKSVAGLNLTEMCNLQLLDDKSATVWQSFDHPTDTLVVGQKLVAGQQLTSQGGLFSLHVTRQGIFAYVSSNPPQRYFTYTSDNTSHIQFLEDRMTFSSNTNTDFPLPSSNFFPNRYMTLGADNGRLKVYDILWGEVFDFFDRLKVLPCLFPTVCGNYGICSNGQCSCPRPINATGYFQATKETQPDHGCSLITPLSCEVSKNHILLELKEITYFPFTQDPPGINPAHQHINLDSCKQACLKDCSCKAAFYNSSKSLGNCYLLSQIYSLMAVDQDNTDFKVYIKVQNPIQQQTNQQTNHRKKKQVIMGSSLGSLLVIFLLIGIFALLFWKKENADEAEEYYLDHVPGMPTRYSYDDLQAITENFNKELGRGGFGTVFEGTLLDGTKVAVKCLDSFSQIKKSFLAEVETIGSIHHINLVRLIGFCAEKYHRLLVYEYMSNGSLDRWVFHKNPEMLLDWKLRKKIIIEIARGLSYLHEDCRQKIVHLDIKPHNILLDENFNAKVSDFGLSKLVDHDQSQVVTNMRGTPGYMAPEWLSSMITEKVDVYSFGVVLLEILCGRRNFDHSQPEEAMHLLDLFKKNIVEDRLLDLVDKCSEDMQLHGGEVVNTMRVAAWCLQNDFTRRPSMSMVVKVLEGAVNVESDLDYFFSNPSLPNMRAGVENQEVHIVAASSLFPSILSGPR from the coding sequence ACAATGTGTACAAGCTGGGCTTCCTGTGCTGTTCTGCTTTATCTTGTTCTATTTCTAACACCATGTTGTCCAATCCTAGTCACAGCCTTGCCAGCTCTCAGTTATCTGACTCCAAACGCTTCTACTTCATGGACCAACAGTCTTTCCGCTCCTGATTCTGTGAAATTTGATGATGGATCATTTGCGAGAATCATACTTGCACGTGAATTCAACCATTATTTTAAGActggttgtggctgtggcttCTTCTATAATCAAACGCGCAACACTCATGTCTTTGCCATTTTCACTCTTTCTTATGACGACGTCAACGCTGTCAATATTTCGAAATCTAAAGATCCAAAAGTAGTATGGTTTGCTAACCCAGAGAATCCGGTTAGCATTAATGCGACTTTGCAGCTTACTTCAGAAAAAGGTTTGGTGTTAAAAGATGCTAAAGGAACTACAGTGTGGTCCACGAACATCCTCAGCAAATCTGTGGCTGGCCTAAACTTAACCGAAATGTGCAACCTCCAGCTCTTGGATGACAAGAGTGCAACAGTTTGGCAGTCTTTTGATCACCCAACAGACACACTGGTTGTTGGCCAAAAATTGGTGGCAGGGCAGCAACTCACTAGTCAAGGAGGATTGTTTTCGCTCCATGTCACCAGGCAAGGAATCTTTGCTTATGTCAGTTCTAATCCTCCCCAACGCTATTTTACTTATACAAGTGATAACACCAGTCATATTCAATTTCTTGAGGACAGAATGACTTTCTCCAGCAATACAAATACAGATTTTCCTCTTCCTTCATCAAACTTCTTCCCAAATCGGTATATGACACTCGGGGCTGACAATGGACGCTTGAAAGTGTATGATATACTTTGGGGGGAGGTATTCGATTTTTTCGATAGATTAAAAGTTCTACCCTGTCTTTTCCCTACAGTTTGCGGCAATTACGGTATTTGTAGTAACGGCCAGTGTAGCTGTCCTAGACCTATAAATGCAACAGGCTATTTTCAGGCCACAAAGGAAACGCAACCTGACCATGGCTGCTCCCTGATTACTCCCTTGTCTTGTGAAGTTTCCAAAAATCACATTCTTTTAGAGCTCAAGGAGATCACATACTTTCCCTTTACTCAAGACCCTCCAGGTATAAATCCAGCtcatcaacatataaatttAGATAGTTGTAAACAGGCTTGCTTAAAAGATTGTTCGTGCAAAGCTGCTTTTTATAATTCAAGCAAAAGTTTAGGGAATTGCTATTTACTATCCCAAATTTATTCACTTATGGCCGTTGATCAAGATAATACAGACTTCAAAGTATACATTAAGGTCCAAAATCCTATTCAACAGCAGACAAACCAGCAGACAAACCATAGAAAGAAGAAACAAGTAATAATGGGATCTAGCCTCGGATCTTTgcttgttatttttcttttaattggaaTCTTTGCTTTACTATTTTGGAAGAAGGAAAATGCAGATGAAGCAGAGGAGTATTATTTGGATCATGTACCGGGGATGCCCACAAGATATTCTTATGATGATTTACAAGCAATAacagaaaatttcaataagGAACTGGGTAGGGGAGGATTTGGCACAGTTTTTGAAGGGACTCTACTTGATGGCACAAAAGTTGCAGTGAAGTGTCTTGATAGTTTTAGTCAGATCAAGAAATCATTTTTGGCAGAAGTTGAAACAATTGGCAGCATCCATCATATTAATTTGGTAAGACTAATTGGATTTTGTGCTGAGAAATATCATAGGCTTCTTGTTTATGAGTACATGTCTAATGGGTCTTTAGATAGATGGGTATTTCACAAAAATCCTGAGATGTTGCTTGATTGGAAACTTAGAAAGAAGATCATCATTGAAATTGCAAGGGGACTATCTTATTTACACGAGGATTGTAGGCAAAAGATAGTTCACTTGGATATAAAACCACATAACATCCTCTTAGATGAGAATTTTAATGCAAAAGTCTCTGATTTTGGGTTGTCTAAACTAGTTGACCATGACCAAAGCCAAGTTGTGACAAACATGAGAGGGACTCCTGGCTATATGGCTCCAGAATGGTTGAGTTCAATGATTACAGAAAAGGTAGATGTCTATAGTTTTGGAGTAGTACTCTTGGAGATTTTGTGTGGAAGGAGAAATTTTGATCACTCTCAGCCAGAGGAAGCAATGCATCTACTTGatcttttcaagaaaaatattgtggaggATCGGTTGCTCGATTTGGTTGATAAGTGCAGTGAAGATATGCAATTACATGGAGGTGAAGTTGTGAATACGATGAGAGTTGCAGCATGGTGTTTGCAAAATGATTTCACAAGGAGGCCTTCCATGTCTATGGTGGTTAAGGTCTTAGAGGGTGCTGTGAATGTTGAATCTGACCTAGATTACTTCTTCTCCAATCCATCTTTACCAAACATGAGAGCTGGAGTTGAAAATCAGGAAGTGCACATAGTTGCTGCTTCTTCATTATTTCCTTCAATTCTATCAGGACCTCGATAA